A segment of the Lycium ferocissimum isolate CSIRO_LF1 chromosome 5, AGI_CSIRO_Lferr_CH_V1, whole genome shotgun sequence genome:
TAGAGGGTACAAATTTTTTTACTTTCATCACTTATCACCATGGAATAAGCCTGATTAACAGATGGCATTAGGTTCATAAGCAAGATTTGACACCTTACTTGCATATAAGATTCATTTAACCCCATTAAGAACTAAAACAACTTCAGTTTCTACAAGAATTGGATACAAAAATTGGACTTCTCACATTTACACGTAGGTGGAAGAACTAATACTTCAAACTCTTCCCATAAATCCTTGAGTTTAGAGAAACACACAGACACATAACTTGTTCCTTGGCCTAGAGTAGCAATTTCTTTAtgaattgtcacgacctaatttcATAAGTCGTGAAGGCACTAACTCCCACCAAGTTAGTAAGCCATCCACAACCCGATAGAACAATTTAATAAAGGAATtaaagaggaaaagaaattaTTCAAGTATTAATAATcgttaatatcataaaatatggAAATAAAGGTAAATCCATCCCCGAATCTGGTGTCACTAATACAAGAACGACTAAATGAAGTATAAGTCTAGGCGTACATCCGGAAAGTACATAAGTTGTCCGAAATAAAAGACTACAATAAAAATAACTGAAGAAGATTCGATGCCATGGATCAACTGATGGCTCGCCCCGAATCGCGTCCGGTGACTATCACGACGGTCGGCGAGTCTCGAACTACGAAAGTACGAAAATAAGACACACGCACTAAaagagtgcagcaagtgtagcgtgagtatgAGGAACAACGTGTACTCGCGTGACATCGTCAACCGACCCTAACGAAAATGGAGACGAGGGCTAGCCTACGATTACTACTTCCGACGCTTAACCGCCGTTTAGTACCgcggtaataataataataataataataataataatatatcaagcCGTAATAATCTCAATTTAAGCTTTATCACAAGCTCCTAATCTATAAGCACGTCGAGTGTAACCAAATAAGCATCTAAGTCCTTAGTCTATCAAGAGATCAAATAAACACCTAAGTCCTTAACCCATCAATTATCCAAATCCGAGAAAGGCAATCCAAATCACAATCAAAGCACAATAGGCAATCAACTTACTCAACCACAATAAAAACAAATGAGATAGAATGAATGATATTAGTGCAAATGCATATAATGTCGTGCAATGTAAGGCCTTTTCATCACCCGGTATACACACGTTTGAATATGAACaaatcgtgacccatgggggacttgcgaggtccatataccactgCTCCGGAGAATCATCGGATCACGGACCGCTCCAGTAGCAATCTCGGATCACGATTTTCCATGTATCATATCTCAACCCCTTAGGATCATATACCTATCAACTAGCCCATTGGCTCAAAATCGTCATCACTTCATCCGGAATCATTTCCCTTCGGAACTTTTATTAGTGTCACCAATGCATATGAGATACcatgataaatatgaatatgatatgctCAATAACAAGAAACCGATGCATAAAGTAAAGGACCTTACTTCTAGTCATGATAAGTATGCAGGAGATATACAATAAGCATGGATATGTCATGCATCACAATAAGAAGTCGGAATACACACAAGATTCCCTTTTTCAAGTTCTTATAATCACAAAGGTCCCACCTTTAGCCTCTTATACACAACAAAGTTTTGTCTCAAGATAGCTTCATCACTCCGTCCGGAAACATTTCCCCTCGGACTCACATATGTATctcaaatatgtatataatgcatgagATACAAACTAAGGCATGATTATAACATGCACAATGACAAGAAGCTAATAGATACAATAAAAGATCTCATCTTTATTCATTATAAGTCAAAGGGCTTATCTTTAGCCAATTACGCATTAAGGTCATTATCTTAgcttattttccatttttgacGAGCATTTAGGAGTGATGAGTACCACACATATCAGACAAGACGGACTCATAATCAAAGAGACAGAAAATACGAGCTTCACACGCCACTCACATATTCATAGGGTCATACTATACCGAGTTTCCAGTGCCACGAAACATGGCATTCGgaccaactatacaatttaAATTGCAAAAGTTCCCATGATACGTCACCTGCGGTGCAGATACATGCTGGCACTTCATTTATGTATCGGGACCCCCTTATTAACCCTGTTACACCTTCTTATTTAGATTCGGACAACCACAATGCTTAAGTTAGAGTTTACAGTCTCAACGTGCCTAGGAAGAAGTCTAGCCAAATCACAGCAGAGCCTTACCCTTTCCAAGAGCTTCTGAACGATCCAATCTGCTCAAATATAGATTAAGCGTAAGAATACGAGACAAACGATGCCTATAGTACCTTATAGAAGATTTGGGTCCAAAAAGTCAACCTATGGACCCCGTTTTAAATCCCAAAGGTCAATCTCTCAGTTTTATTGGAAAACGGTTTCAATATGGTCTAATTAGTGATACAGGAGGTCATACGAATCCATTGATATCCGTAATGGCATTCTTTAAATCTAAACCCCAGTCACCGAAAATGGGATTAGAACCACGAAGAGCAAAGCATTAAATTAAACCTAGAATCGTATTTCACCATTACTTCAAATAACTCGCCAAACCAAAACCCGTCTATTAATATCCAGCAATTCGTAACGATTGAAAGAATCTTAGTCTTTTAAGTTAGGGTTCGAAAACCCATAATTCCCACTTCTAAATCATAATTTCGCGTGAATTTCCATAATATTAGAGGATATAATCATAAAGTGATTAGAAACTTACCAGCTTGAAGAACCTTGAAGAATCTCTTAAAAATCACCTATTGCAGAGGCTCCCCAGACtcaaaatatgaatgaaatgtcTAAGGTTCGAAATAGGGTTTTAATAGGGTTACGCAATGCGATTTGTGCACTGATCGCTCGGGCCGCACCGACGGAAGGCATGCGCTGCGGACAACTCGCCGACGAGGCACTGACAGCTAGAAATATCCCGAGTCGGCATCGGCGGATGATTCCTCGCTGCTACGAAGAAATCTTTACGACGGTGGGCTAGGGGCGGCTATTTTAGATTAGCACTCACGAGGGCCTCACTGCCGACCGGCCGCCGTCCGCGAGTGTTACGCCGTATGCCGGCTTAACAtgttgaaacataagtacgttgagttatggttaaagtaaaactattttggaatataAGAGACAACGTTATTCGtgtatttaatgagtgaaggatgtatataaagtatactggaaggttttataaggaaatgagtgaaagaaatggagtagtacgactttggagataggacgggtaaagtttcgtgtgaaaattttggtccaacttgggggaagaatatctcttagcatatgaagtgttttgaagtgaaacaaaagcctaaaattaagctcgttgagtctagtttctaacgcaacaaaccgcttgtTGATAGGACGTAGTCGAagattatggatgttacaattCGGTGGTGATAAGCGAGAAATGCATGCTACAACAACGCTACGGTAACCGACACACTTTATAATTggcccgacccgaatttgaaccttataaaaggggaaaaaccccttttttttcaccaaaaaatcaGTCCTTAAATCTCAGCAAACATAGAGGGGCATTTGTGTCATAAAAAGTTAAGGGTTGAAGTGATTTTGCTTAATCGAGGCACGGGGAGCACATAGTCgtgattataatattattttgcGTTGGATTTGGCTTGGTTTCAAGGTGGAATCTTGAAGATATTATCGTTTggacaagaaaaaggtatgaatctttctcttttggtattatttaaggcttatttacgaacATAAAGTCGTTAGATAATtttatagtaagttggttagttatggaagttggaaaacaaagTGTGGGCTGTTTTACGGCACAtataagtgttggaaatgatgttattgatgttgatattgttgttgttgttgttgttggttgctgaattgagatttcgggctaggcatataaacaggggagatgctgcccgatttatTGTGATATAGAAACAGTTTAActtgaaagcttagcacaaGTATGCGGCAACGAGTCTAACGATAAAACAGAATCCTCTTGGATATAGATTGCAAGACCAAAAATAGGTGGAAGAAGCAGACGTGAATTTtcgggtatgttaaggccattcttttctttcaaaggcatgattcctatattatgattccataaatgtttccataacctccttgtgtctaaaagttagaagttcatgatttacGAGTCCTTttctgataatccataaatgctttccaaaatgtccgtatttttcaaaccagagatttatgattttataagttcttatgacaacaacgatacacatgtttttacaatgataacgatgatgtcaaagatgagaatatttctatgatgatcatgatgacgacgatttcatgtttaagaATCCCAAGCTTATGagttcaatgtgaatatgagaatgttgagctatttcttgattttctccattttattcattgatgatgaccACATTTCTAAAGGCTCCAAAGTGTATGAATTGACGactttatgagatttatgatcttattccatgttttccccttgatgttattcttcgttgatagtctcaccctcataatgctagttccttcaaggtgagacatgacggtcacgattattccataatataacggaggttaccgaccttaggTCGCTCTAGACAGAGTCATAGCTTTTtattgggttcttatgcatgcttatgttatgatgattacaccgcgcctatacggccgagcagcaccactacggtgagcgtagtgggcggcttgtggatgattacaccgtgcctatacggccgggcagcaccactacggtaggcgtagtgggcagcttatggataatgatagtaacactgtgtctatatggcacgggcagcaccactagtgggcggcgtgagataaTTACCCCAGACTCCGGAAgcccggatgcgggctaatgatgttatttgattcagacagtttatgtatgtgtgtgtaatATGTTTAAAAGGTAAAGGTGAGCATatatgattccgccttaagaggcaagcgaTTCTGAATATACACCTTTCTTATGTCTTCTAtacttctttattatgttatcatatatgccttacatactcagtactctgttcgtactgacgtcctttcttatggatgctgcgttcaCGCCAGCAGTTCGGATAACCGGCCGAGTGAGCCGACCAATAGGACCTCTTTAGGTTCCACGGCAAGCTCCATTTAGACCGAGTCTCAGCCCTTTGGTATGCCTTTtgacatgtacatatatgggtatggcagggcatTGTCTTGTTCTTTTTGTAGTCTATATGCCACAGAGGTCTGTAGgcagtgtatatatatagtgaggGTCGTCATGTGCTTTCAGTTGTCTCTTAATTTTGTGAAGAGTATACACGGTGACCAAGTTGGTCTGCGTTGTCATCCTCTGCTAGTatgcttacatatacatatccatatgcGTGTTTCGTGGAATTCTGAGATAAGATCTAGCATATAAATGCTACCGTGAACTGTACTAGTGGAATATTAGTCAAAGTGGGCCACCAAGTTGTTTAGTACAGAGTGGGAGTGAGTTCAGGGGTGCTCGATCAGTAGTGgtcgggtgctcgtcgcggcttatcggtttgggtcgtgacacgcaGGGGCGGAACCAACCTCGTCCTTGCGCGCACACAAGAACCAACAAAAATCTGGTTTTGACTCTCACACCCCGAAATCCCGAGACTCTCCCAGAACCTTTCCGAAAAAAACTAAATATGCAGACACAtgtaaaaacgcgctacgaactcactcgcgcactcggaattcccaaaagaggtaTTGTTGACAAAGTCAACCCCGAACGGCCAAAATCCAACTTTCCAACTAAATGACTAAAATGCCCTAAGACCCTCTGGAGCTGGGCCAATTACACAACCAGCCTATATTCAATGTTCCGAAGCTAATGGAACTGACGAAATTCCCAAAATGACACAATTCCACCCGATGTTGACTTTAGTCAACCCAACACTTatgaacttccaaaaatttcattttctcactcAAATCATAGACGATTACCTCGAAAATTGCGCCACCCTTCCCCACAAGTCCAATACACTCTAACCAAGCTACGGGGAAGGTaaaaaggggtaaaatggtcaaaagtgCCAAAATGACCTAACGTGTCGTTACATGAATATTGAATGTTCTTGACCCATCCTCCTTATGAAATCTTTCATACAGATCAATCCAAACTGTCTGTGCACTAGATGCATACATAATACCTCCTAACAAGTTCTTAGTGCCTGAATTCATCACCCAAGACAAGACTATAGCATTAACCCTCTCCCAAAGACCTTCCAATTTAggatatttttcttttccacaCGAACCATCGACTAACCCAAATTTATTCCTTCCTAACAGTGCAATCTCATAAATTGATACCACATAGCATAGTTTTCCATACCAGTTAATTGAAAAGAAATGATTTGAATTCCACTTACATCAGAAGAATTCAGAAATAACGGGTGATTGTAGTCGATTCCATTGGTTCCATTGGTTTGAGATGCATTGTTATTGTTCCCGTTGTTTTGATTCTATTGATGCTCTTCTGTGACACTATTAATCATCATTTTTGCAGAACTTCAAGAACTTTGATTCACTGTTATTAAAATGAAAGAATTTTGCGGAAATTGAATTCGCACAAGCCACAGAATCAAGCAATTACTTGCTTGTGCTCAGATACCTTGTATTTTTACAGAATTAGAAAGAAGTTTATGAACCCTAATAGTAGGGTGAAGTAGTTGAGCAAGAAGAGAATGAAGAATGAGTAGAGAGAGAATTTGTTGTATTCATATTCATCAATCTTATGATTTACAATCTGCACTTGATAGAGTATACATACACACTTAGCTAAGCTAATCTATGAGCTTAACCAACAAGCAGCTAACTTTTGTATAGGACACTTAACTAACTAACTACCACATAACTAATAATCTGAAACTGTAAAATGACATAATTGCCCTCACAGGCTTAACAGTTTCTAAGTCTTCTCAACAAGATAAAATATGCATTAAATATTAAGAAGGAACAAAGAGATatacaaatttaaaataaataaatcattgtATATAATTATGTGACAATTATCTGTTTAAAAATACCACATCTAATAGTTGTgtctcttttttaaaattacatGTGCCTAAAAGAGAGTATATTTACTATCTTTGCCATGTCAACGTCTAGAGAGTCAACGTTATCAAACTGGCAAATTCAAAGAGATAATCAaggataaaaaataatttaaatatacataaaataaaatgtgtCGAGTTTAGGAGGTCCTGAAATGTTGTTCCAACAATTATAGAACAACTTATTGAAACACCTAGAATTTGTGGGCTCAAAGATTCCACTATGTGGATTGAATGTATAAACAATGGTTGTTTTCTCAGCATGCAATTAAGCATCGCAATTCAATCTATAGACATGACGCAAGGGAGTTTAGATAGTTTATAAATCGAAAAAGAAGGGATGAATATAAAAAATAGAAGTATATAATGTACAATTCTCTATGTCGCAATTGATACGatattcctttctttttagTCAGTTAAAAACAGAAtgatattcttttatatatagtaacaatttaattttaaacttctcattttatccttGTTGATGATTTATAGTTACAGAAAATTTACCCTctttcccaatttatgtggcacttttcgcttctcgagattcaaactgcatgaaatttgactaacattttaagaagtattttttcaccaaattgatatgataaaagttgcaaattatagtacttttcatgtaattttcaaatatataaatttcgaaatcaaaatattaagttaatctaatccaatttagcttcaaagtttagtcaacttgactctcgaaaagcgaaaagtggcACTTAAATTGGGACCGAGGGAGtaatttattttagaacataaatttcaaaagtctttatttcatttttttaacttCGTATCAAGTCAAACAACTTCAcgtaaattgagacggaggaaaTAAAATGTAAATTTATCCTATAATTTGACGAAACTGTCAAAGAGTGGCCATTTTTCAAAGTCGCGTCTCTTCCTTTGACCCACAACATAACCTCCAgcaaacaacaaacaacaaacaaCTACTTGTACCTCCCCTAATAACTTTGTCCGACGTCTTTATCTTATACACTTAAAATACCCACCTTATCATTTTAGCTCTCTCGTCCTAACATTGCAAAACACCTAAAAACcagtttctttttgtttttaccttttagtttgattatatatttaGGAGAAGCTACGGAAGCTGAAGCTTGTAGAAGTGTGAGGAAATGGGAAACAGTCTTGGGAGAGGTAAAAGGACAGTAAAAGTCATGAAAATCGATGGCGAAACCATGAAATTTAAGACACCAGTGTATGCAAGGGCAGTATTAAAGGATTATCCAGATTTAGTTTTGCTAGAATCTGAAGCAGTGAAGCATTTAGGTATTCGAGCAAAGCCATTGAAAGACCAGCAAGAGCTAAAACCCAAAAGGCTCTATTTTCTAGTAGAAATGcccaaagaagagaaagtagTGACGAGAAGGGTGCGTTCAGGGATCCAAATGAGCGCAAAAGATCGACTGGAAAACTTAATGTTAGCACGAAGATCGGTGTCAGATCTTTCACTCATGAAACCTGAGGAGGAGAATGGCACAGCAACGGTGATGAGGATGAAACTGAGACTGCCCAAGGCTGAGGTAGAAAAGCTGATCAAGAATGAGGCTGACATAGCCGAAAACATAGTTAGACTTTGTATGCTGAACAATAACACTCGAAGCTGTCCCTTGTTGGAAAAACAAGGAAATGTCAAGAGAGGAATCAAATCACAAGAGGtatgttttaatttctttcattATGGCCATTGATCCACTTCTCATGCCACTCCTGCTGCTTTGTTTTTTgttatttcttgaaattttcacATCGTGATTTCAGATTTATCGGGATCAGCTTTGTTTACCCCGATATCGGATaaccaattgaatttgtaaatggGTATAGAATATGTGCTTTGTTCTTGACGtatgtaagataaagaaaatataGATTTGAAGGCTCACCGCTAAAGCGAACAAAGACGTAAAATTCATGAGCAATGAATTATATTATTAGCGATAACTCTAAAAAGAAATGGCCTTGCCTAACGAATGAGGGGAATAAATACGCGAGATTCTTCTCTTGCAAATGTTCTCAGCGGTGTCGTGAGTTAACCCCTAAAGGAGTGTGTGTCCCATATTTATGCTGCTTCCCCACCAAGCCACAATAATGcgaactaaataaaataataataacaaggatGCTCGAACGGATTTGGCGGGATTAGACCGACGCGCGCCCGACACTCGACACGTACGGTTGGTGGGCCGACCATGGGCAGACGCCATCGACGCGCGGCTCACGTGGCAACTACTGTGATCGACCAACGACCACACGACTAACGGCTACACCGAACAACGGCTATGCGGATCAACCGTTAAACCGGAATAACGCGACATGCGGATCAATATATACCGAACAACGGCCACGCGGATTAACGGCTATACCGGAACAACGGCTACGCGATCAACGATACCGAACAACGTGCGGACCAAACGGTGTCCTTGCTCACCCTGGGCCTGTGCGCCCTCTCGGCTCGCCCGAATGTCATCGGCAcgttcctttcttctttcctcGGTCCTCATTTACCCTGGCCACGTTTATATCCGTATTGACCGTATAGAGATAGCCCCTCACCCTCGTTACGTCGATCCACCTGAGTAAATTTTGGGAGCCGAATAACCTTAAACCTAAGACCTCGCCTTGTACTCGTTCTTATCTTCACATTTTCGCGGAACGAATACGTAATGCCTCGCCAACCGCATTTTGCACGTCATGTTAAGTCGCCTCTCATTAACGACGGGGACACGCGGCGCTATTCGATTGGTCACCCTCAGAATCGTTCCCCTTCCTCGCCTATATAAGGCCCATTACCTATTCATTTACCATTTTCACATTCTGTTTCTCTTCAGCCTCCTCTCTTCTCTACATTCCTTCACATTCCCAAAAATTGCTATCTGCTGCATCTGACTTGCTGTTTGACTCATTAACTCGAAATTAATGCAAAAAGGTTGATTTCGCCAATCGTTTTGGTCCGGTTGCTATTGTTTCGTCATCCCTGAATTACCAGTTCcttccccttcccttttcaCTTTTAAACCCTTCTCCTTTCATACTTTGGAGATGTCCGAGTCCACTTCCATCGATTTCCTTCGATGTCACCCCCGGATCCGGTCCCGCGTCCCCAAAAATCGAGCTCGCGTTTTCGACATTATTCCCGCCCAAATTCAACTTTTAACAAAGACCTCGAGGTCGATAAGCCTTCCCGTTTCGGGGGGGAACCCACGGAATCGAANNNNNNNNNNNNNNNNNNNNNNNNNNNNNNNNNNNNNNNNNNNNNNNNNNNNNNNNNNNNNNNNNNNNNNNNNNNNNNNNNNNNNNNNNNNNNNNNNNNNAGGGGGTTTGCGGGATTGGCATTTGCTTTCCCCCCATAAAATACAACAAAGTTCTTAAAAACTGATTTGAGGAAGTTACAGTTCAAAATGTCAATTGAAAACTAATattcctccatttcaatttgtttgtctgattttgacttgacacgaagtttaagaaagtaaacaagacttttgaatcttatggtcttaaactaaagatagttggaatgtaccaaaatgtcatttaaccttgtgatcttaaacatgtcatgtaaaaaattaaaattaaagaattgtcaaaaaagaaaaaagacattcttttttaaatgaactaaatagaaaagtaagacaaacaaattcaGACAGAGGGACTACAAAATACTTTTCCCAAATTGATTCCCGAAAACATCTTCATAAATCTAGTTTACAAATATTAAACAACACCAAAACCAAATGCCACTAGGAATTCATTATGAACATCATGACTTGAATAGTTCTTGTAAGACTGGTATCTCTGTTATTACGGTGAGATCTCGACTTCAAACTGAccttcatataattttataatatacttcttttttttttaaaaaaaaatgataattagTGAAACAAAAGTAACAAAGttaaatcaatattgaaaatgTTCAGTGAAACTCCTTATTCTGACTGGTGATTCTGTATCATTCCCTTTCCACAATTTTGAATGAGTCGTATCAAAAACTAATTAGTTAACCATGTAATAATATTTGTCCTACAAAATTACCATGAAAAAAATACTATATatgaagaaaaagttgaagacACGTTAAACCAAGAGATAAAATTCAATTATTTAGAATATAGCTTGCCAAAATTGACTTTTGAATCTCTCTAATAGTACTTGCATGTGCTCATAGTGATAGAGTTGAACCTTAAGTTTCCACAAAAACAAACAACCTACAGCTCTTAAATGCAATCTCAATTCGGACATATCCAAATCCAACTACGTGAAAAAGAAGCATTTTCCTTTTCTGgaaatttcattttcaattttgaCTGCTTCATTCTCgttttatttaaattaatttcgCCTGATTCTGCAACCAGTAAATTGCTAGTATATTCTTTTTTGGATTATCTAGAAGCATGGCCAAGGTCAATTTTTGACAACTTCAACATTTTTCTtttggcaaaatacatcaaaacacccctaaactatacccaaaatgtcgatatcacacttaaactatcacGTCGTCCCATTACACACCTTATGTATCTAAAACTGATATAATTTACCCCCTCAGAACTGAGAACCAGTCTCAGGTGTGGGAGTGTTCCACACGCGCGCAACACGTCATTGCTAATCTTAGAAAtacaataaatttttattttatttattctttcacaatctttctttttttatttatatacagagttttttttctttttgttcttgtctaACCACCGTCAGCCACCACCTAATACCACCACCATCACTGCAATTTCACAAATCAAAAAACCACTATCATCAGAAATAGTTTGACGGAAAATACAAGCTCATTTATATGAAATAATAAGCATAATAGCAACATGAAATAAAGTGACCCAAATTTGGAGAAGATGAGAAGGAGCGTAGTGATGCTACGTTGCTTCAATGGTgcccacacaaaaaaaaaaaaaaattctttttcgACCGAAGCAATTGAAAACTAGATTAGTACTAAATCTCAAAGCAAACTCCATTGAATTTTTGAATCTATGagttaaaataaattcttcaataGCAAAAAGCATTTTAGCCATCAAAGCTTCGACCACGTCACTCCCGCCCCGATGCCCCacaccattcttcttcttcaacaataATTTCCAACAAACCATCTCCTTCCAATTTTGCTTCTAGTTCTCATTCAAATCACCAATTTAAGGAAACCCACAAATACCCATttgcttcatcttcttcttttagaCAATCCGGACTTgacaaatttatccaaaattccaccaaagattTTCTTGGAGTAATAATGGTTGAGGTGCTCGGGAGAATTAAAAGCGTTCTAAAATTTTGGTTTATGTCTTTGTTATGGAGGAAGGAAGGAAGATGgagatggaagaaaaaaatgaagatgaatTTGGTGGGTGGGGAAAATGAGGCGTGGGGTGGGGGttaaaagaaattgaattttacaattaaaaaaaaaaaagaaaaataaataatatataattaaaacgctactttttttttaaatttttaaatattgtgcCACATCGACCGAGGGAGTAAAAAA
Coding sequences within it:
- the LOC132058389 gene encoding uncharacterized protein At1g66480, which codes for MGNSLGRGKRTVKVMKIDGETMKFKTPVYARAVLKDYPDLVLLESEAVKHLGIRAKPLKDQQELKPKRLYFLVEMPKEEKVVTRRVRSGIQMSAKDRLENLMLARRSVSDLSLMKPEEENGTATVMRMKLRLPKAEVEKLIKNEADIAENIVRLCMLNNNTRSCPLLEKQGNVKRGIKSQEKHVEFLSITEAENQLVVAS